In Elephas maximus indicus isolate mEleMax1 chromosome 7, mEleMax1 primary haplotype, whole genome shotgun sequence, the following proteins share a genomic window:
- the LOC126079102 gene encoding olfactory receptor 51E1, which produces MKSSGKRGTRSFGAVELLPTWHWSQFTFFTMVDHNGNESSATYFILIGLPGLERAQFWLAFPLCSLYLIAVLGNLTIIYIVRTEHSLHEPMYIFLCMLSGLDVLISTSSMPKMMAIFWFNSTTIQFDACLLQMFAIHSLSGMESTVLLAMAFDRYVAICHPLRHATVLTLPRVAKIGMAAVVRGAALMAPLPVFIKRLPFCGSNILSHSYCLHQDVMKLACADIHVNIIYGLIVIVSAIGLDSLLISLSYLLILKTVLGLTREAQTKAFGTCVSHVCAVFIFYVPFIGLSMVHRFGKQHDSLLPVIMANIYLLVPPVLNPIVYGVKTKEIRQRILRLFHVTTQTSDP; this is translated from the coding sequence CTTCTACCTACCTGGCATTGGTCACAGTTCACCTTCTTCACTATGGTAGACCACAATGGCAATGAATCCAGTGCTACATATTTCATCCTAATAGGCCTCCCAGGTTTGGAGAGGGCACAGTTCTGGCTGGCCTTCCCATTGTGTTCCCTGTACCTTATTGCTGTGCTAGGTAACTTGACCATCATTTACATTGTGCGGACTGAGCACAGCCTACATGAGCCCATGTATATTTTCCTTTGCATGCTTTCTGGCCTTGACGTCCTCATCTCCACCTCATCCATGCCCAAAATGATGGCCATCTTCTGGTTCAATTCCACTACTATCCAGTTTGATGCTTGTCTGCTCCAGATGTTTGCCATCCATTCCCTATCTGGCATGGAGtccacagtgctgctggccaTGGCctttgaccgctatgtggccatctgccatcCACTACGCCATGCCACTGTGCTCACATTGCCTCGTGTTGCCAAGATTGGCATGGCTGCTGTGGTACGAGGTGCTGCACTCATGGCACCCCTGCCTGTCTTCATCAAGCGGCTGCCTTTCTGTGGCTCAAATATCCTCTCCCATTCATACTGCCTGCACCAAGATGTCATGAAGCTTGCCTGTGCTGACATCCATGTCAATATCATATATGGCCTTATTGTCATCGTCTCTGCCATTGGCCTAGACTCACTTCTTATCTCCTTATCATATCTGCTTATCCTCAAGACAGTGTTGGGCTTGACACGTGAAGCCCAGACAAAGGCATTTGGCACTTGTGTCTCTCATGTGTGTGCAGTTTTCATATTTTATGTACCTTTCATTGGATTGTCTATGGTGCACCGCTTTGGCAAGCAGCATGACTCACTCCTACCTGTCATCATGGCCAACATCTACCTGCTTGTTCCTCCAGTGCTCAATCCTATCGTCTATGGAGTGAAGACAAAGGAGATCCGGCAACGCATCCTTCGTCTTTTCCATGTGACCACCCAGACTTCAGACCCCTAG